From the genome of Peromyscus maniculatus bairdii isolate BWxNUB_F1_BW_parent chromosome 19, HU_Pman_BW_mat_3.1, whole genome shotgun sequence:
CAGCGCGAACTTGCGCGCGCGCAGCAGCAGCACCGGCGCGTAGAGCGCCGCCAGGCCGAAACAGAGCGCGGCCAGCAGCAGACCCAGGCCGCCGGCCGCCAGGCGCTGCCCGCGGGTCACGGTCGGGAGGCACCGCGGgccggcgggcggcggcggcggctcggcGGGGCTCCGCGCCCACGGCCACGGCAGAGCCGTGCGGCCGATCCACGCCCCGGCGGCCCGGTTCCCGGCCGCAGGCTCCTCTGCGGCCGTCGTGGCGAGCAGCGGCTCCGCAGCCGCCGGCCGGTTGGCTTTACCCTGCGTCAGGTAGTCCTGCAGTTGGCGGTGGAGGTCCGCCATGTCGGACTGGACGGCGATGGAAATGGGGCCGGCACTTCCGGGTTCGGgcgcgcccccctcccccccggccAGCGGAAGTAGCTAGATCCTCGGGCGACGGTTGGTCGGCCACGGCGGAAGGGCGGTGTCCGAGGCTTTGCGGAAGTCCCGGAGTCGGCTGCGCGGCTGTGTTGTAGTTCGTCTCCCGGGTCCTGATCGTGTGAGTGTTGTAGTCAAGGGATAAATAAAGGATAGTTGAGAGTGGCTGTAGCAATAAAGGGATGCACTGGGGATATTTTTGCTGGCATAATGAATATTGTCAGGTGTTATTATTAAcaatgtcacttttttttttttttttttggtttttcgagacagggtttctctgtgtaactttgcgcctttcctggaactcgctttggagaccaggctggcctcgaactcacagagatccgcctggctcttcctcccgaatgctgggattaaaggcgtgcgccaccaccgcccggcaacaatgTCACTTTTAACACTTAAAGTTTTGCTAAATGGAGGAATCTGGGGAAAGGGTACACGgaaattctttctttcctttcctttctttcctcttctttctgtctttcatttctttccctctctccccctcttccatccctcccccctttcttcctttcgtCTACATGTCTGCGTCTATCTCAAAATTCTAATGAAGGAgctggaggtggctcagtggttaggagcatttgctgttcctgcagaggacccgggttcagatcccagcacccagatggcatctagcaaccacttgtaacttcagttccagggaatctgcgATCTgcgccctcttctagcctccccTGACGCTGTAggcatgtggtacatgtacaaTCATGCAGgtagatatctctctctctctctctctctctctctctctctctctctctctctctctctctctctctctctctctcacacacacacacacacatgctttaacttaaaaattaacaCTTGGGCCCGTCggtggtgccgcacgcctttaatcccagcacttgggaggcagaggcaggtggatctcaaggtgagttccaggactgttacacagagaaacactgtctggaaaaaccaaaaataaataaataagtaagtaagtaaataaataaataaataaaattttcacccCTGCAGAGCTTAGATTATCCCCTTTGAAAGCAGAACAGGGCTAGCTCCCAGTCCactcctcttctggtttccatgtatttctgttttttaattattacttcttttatattttgagaatataattacattgtttctcccttccttttcctccctctgaaCCCTCCCAaatatccctccttgctctctttcaaattcgtgGACTTTTtgtcacatgcatatatgtatgtatacactcTCAGATATAACCTGCCCAGTCAgtataatattatttgtatgttttcagaactagccatttggtgttggataaccagttagggTGCCTTTCTCCcgggggaagactgtttctcccactcagcATTCCCAAGCTGTCTGcagttctttgtgcagggttgaCGTCTCCCATCCACTTTAGCCTGTCctgttgttcttgttcagctcatgtttgggcggTCATGCTGAGGAAACTTAgggggtgtagcttctgacattcctaggggacagtctcacagcagattccccgatctttctgctccctctcttGCAGTGTTCCCCGAGTGTGACGGTTTCCATTTCTTGACTCTCCAGTCCAGGATGTGCACGTGCCTCCCTCATGTCTTTGGCTTGCCTTTCCGTGACCTGGGAGCGCTATTTTGACCTGCTAAACTCATGTCATTGAAGTCAGTTTTCTGTCTGTTCCAAGGTGGCTTGTGTGTGCCGCTCTCTCTCACACCTTTCTGGAGACATGTCAGCCCGTGACACAGAGGCCGCACCACCAGGCTTCCCAGGGCGGCTGCTTCATCCTGTCACTACTTTGCACACTGTCCATGTTCTACTAGTGGGAACTGTGAGTCACCGTTTTAGGACAGGGTCTTTCTTGTGACCCCCTCTCCAGGACCCGACAGGTCTGGAACAAAGATATAAATGAATGTGTGTGGGATGAGTCAACACAGCCGTCTTTCAGGGCAGTAAATGTGCTTGAAGCCTTAACAGATGTCCCTGAAGCCGTTGGTTGAAAGCTCCAGACAAGTTGCTGGAGTGTGGCTGGCTGTTGTGAATTGAAGATGTGCTGCATAGAGGTCCTTCGTGTGGGAAATAAGATGCTTGATCtagagtcacaagttcaagggGTCAGTGTAGAAAAGCATAGAGAAGAAGAGGGAACGGCAGGTGTGCTGATCTGTGACAGACAGTTGTTTTTAAAGACCCTCATCTTGAGAAATtccaccctccttcccttcccataGGCCAAGACTTGCCCCTTTTCAGATTTCCCGTCCTATCGGCTTATCTAATGAAGAGTATGGGACTTGAAACTGCCCCCTTTTTCTGATGGTGGGCCCAGTCACACAGACTGCTGGCAACTGTGTAACTCTGAGGGTTCTGAGACAAGCAGCCACCAGCCAACAGCgaggagagggaggggcctagtgctTCCTCGTCTGTGACTCTTCATGGGCTCTAAGCACACTCATACTGAGAAGCGCTCCATAACGACTTCTtctttcttgttaaaaaaaaaaaaaaaaaaagctgagcagtggtgggtcacccctttaatcccagcactcaggaggcagaggctggtggatctctctgagttcgaggccagcctggtctacagagtttgttccagaacagccaggactacacagagaaaccctgtctcgaaaacaacaacaacaaaatgttgcTCTATAGTTTCGCCTTCATGCAgaagctcccagcacccacactggcagctcacaactacctgttaTTCCAGCCCCAGagtctaacgccctcttctggccctctcggcacctgaacacacatgctcatacttacatgtaaataaataacccTTTTACAAACAGATGCAGGACCATGTCACTGACATTACAAAACTAATCTgagttgacatttttcttttgtgtgaacAAATCTACTTTGTCCCTCCCACACATAAAGGAATTAACAAAAgcatttaacagttttttttttttaacatttattaaattatttttggcTGTGGGAGGCATGCAGGTGGAGCCATAGAGCAACATGCAGAAATTAATCTTGTTACACCATGTGGGTTTCGGGCCATTGCTAAtcagtcatcagacttggcagcacaAACCTTTACAATCTGAGTCATCTTGCTAGTCCATAAAATACTTTCGGGCTACAGACAACTAAGATGCAGTAAGTGAGTCAGTGGTGGCGTCACAATTGTGGCCTACACCTGCAATCCCGACACTCAGGGGCCCAAGCTTGTTAGCATCGGTCCTCAATGCCGAGGCTGCACATCAGGGTGTATTTTGAGAATTTATCtgtcaggaaaacagaaagcgTTGCAAGCAGCTTAGGGCAGAGTCTGACTACAGTTTGTGTGGGGTGATCTTTAGCCTACTCAATAGCTGTTCCTTGTGCTCTCTGCCCCGATGTCAGACCTGACATTCTGTACTCTCACATAAAGCTTGGTTTAACATCTCCACAACAGATTAAACAACTTTTAGAATGTACTAACTTATCAGAACCCTGATTTACCACTAATCAAAGAGCCAAGCATGTTTTCAGATATCATCCAAGGCCTAGAGTCCTCCCCATCTAGTATAACCCACCTGCTTTTTACCCacaaatgtatttgaaaaatgtcttgctttatggctttctttgttctgttactataaaaagtTTATGAAATTGTTACCTAAATCTGTGTTTCAAGACCATgctcactcatatttggctccagaataaactacatCCCTTATTCCTTTGACGTGAGAGTTGTTTCTTTCATTCAGGGTATCGGGTCtaaggtccttgatccatttggagttttgTGCAGGCTGAGAGATAAGGTCTCATTTCATTCTTCAGCATTTAGCTACCAATTTGACCAGTGCTATTTGTTGAAGACactgtcttttctccattgtgtatTGTTGTTGGCCTCTTTATTTAGCATGTGAGCACATACACAAAGAGAGAACTTGGCAGCTCCATGACAGCAGCAAGAAAAATGACAAGGCACTCAGCAATGTAACAGATCTAGACGATTCTAGAAAGAACACCCCTAGGAGGCAGAAATCTGTGTGTAAAACTGGGCTTCCCATACACAGGAGCAATCACAAGATGTGGACAGTGTTGGGATCCATTTTCAGTACATCAGGGTTCTCAGGAGGAACAGAACGGACAGAATGCATGTATGAAGgaagggatttattagattggatTCCATGATGTGATCTAGGTAGTCAACAGTACATGCTTCACAGTAGAGAGGCAAGGAACTGGATAGTCGCTGAGTCCAGAGACTGGGTGTCTCACCCTGAAGATGCTGGCTCCGACATTAGTGAAGGAATTGGTGGCAGCAACAGAGGCCAGCGCCTGTGACAGGCAAAAGCAGACTTGacttcttctggggtctttatcAGGGCTGCCACCAGGAGGCGCCACCCACATGTGGACCTCCCTGCCTCaaataatctgatcaagaaaaaTCTCTCACCAGAGTGTCCAGCAGCTTGTCTTTTAGTTGATTTCTGATTCAGTTGACAAATAtctaccccttgtcaacttgacacatgatCATTTTTCCTTATATCATGCGTTATTTCTAAAGGCAATATATATAATAAGGTCATAATTCTGCCTAACATGATACAGTAGTCTCATGTACAACCTCAAACACATTATTTTTTCCAAACAGGTGGTAAAGTCCCTTTGGAGTGCTTAGTCTTTCAATGTTCTATAACTTAAGATTGGTAATTCAGATTTGCAACACTTAACCACTGATATTATTCAGCCAGTCTTATATTACAttataaacaaacaggaaaggaaacacaaatatctgcttaatgtatgtgtttatacattACATGCATATCTTCATAAACGTCTGAACAGAATAGgactgtgctggctagtgtttTGTAAACGacacacaaactaaagtcatagAAAAGacggaacctcaactgagaagatgTCCCTACAAAATTAGCCAGTGGGCAAGCCTGGGGGcgcattttcttaaataataattGATGCGGGTGGGCCCAGCTCACTTAGGGCAGTGCCTCCCCTCTGCAGGTGATTGCACATGGTATAGAAAGCAAGCCACGAGGAAcaggccaggaagcagcactcctcatgGCCTTcgcatcagttcctgtctccaggttcccgccttgagttccttccctgacttccctggatgatggactacaaacaACAgcataaaataaaccctttcctccacaagttgcttttggtcatggtgtttttatcccagcaacagaaactcaaactaagacatGGACAGACATGCTTATGACAGTTACAGTACTCATTACTGTAAGTGATCCTGTGTGTGGCCTTACCTACCCTGTACCACTAGCCATTCTGCGTCTCACCGACCCTCAGCAGGCATCTCAGCAGATTTGAGTTCATTGCATGGAGGGGTGACCAGCACCTTCGTTCCTGAGGGGCCACTTGCTATCCAGTCTGGATTGGGTTACTGGGTTATCCTCATTGACATGGTAACACCAACAGGCATcctctttcttactccattgtgCAGAAGCATCCTCGTTCTTCCTGGAAGTCTAAATCAATCAGTTGTCCGGTTGCTCCTTAGCCCAAGCggccaggaagaggaggaatcttAGCTTCCAGTTTAATGGAACATTTGTTGTGCTTCCTGGCAGAAGCACTCTCTCCTTCTGGAACCAAAATTTCTGGCATGCAGAGCGCAAagtcatgggaacaggaaggacaaATTTCGCTAGTGGATCACTAAAGTGATGGTCAGAGTGGACCATTCTCGTttcttttggttcctggacccatGCGTCTTGTCTGTATGAAAATCAGTACCGTCTGTTGGATGCCGATTCTAAACATATACAGCAGCCTTCTTGAGGACCCTGCCCCATCCATCTAGGCCATTGCCACATAATTATTGCTGTTTGTCAAGTCAGATTTCTTCAGGATAGATATCAGGGAACGTGGTAAAAGAGATGAATTCCATGAGCATGGGCCCACTGCTGGACTTCTTTGGCTTTAGAGCTCCTTGATCAGAAGCAGTGCTGTGTGGAATATATAATGTGCCTGGTGGTTTAGGCTGAAGTGTTACATGCAGGGAAGGCAGATTCATAGCCAGAATACAAATCTATTTCAAGTAAGGGCAAAGTGATACCATTCCAGGATGGGGCAAATGTGGTCCGCTCGACATCAGGTCACTGGCTGGTCACCCTAGGGAATGGTCTGTAACTGGAGTGCTGGTGTTCATCTGGGGATCACTGACTTTTTGGACCCAAGAATTGAATTTCTAGGAAAGAGAATACGGAGACACAGCACAAGTGAAAGCTACAGGTTCTACTGAAGCAAGTAAACAGCTCCCTGTGGGACGGGAAGGTTCCAGAGCGGGGAGTTGGCGGACAGGACTCAGGATTGGGTGTTTTATAGGGCGCCTGTGTATCTTGATCCTCCCCTGTTGTATGTTGATCCTGTTAAGACACCTGCTGCAGAGAGCATGGGCTGAGGCACTCAGCAATTAGGATATCCACATGAGATTTGTCTTTTGAATATGCTCAGGTTATCCAGGCAAACATTCCTTACACTAccatatgtaaaatataatactttaacttataaatatatatatatatgtatatatatatatataaagtcttATATACCTACTATGAAAGTTAAACGGACATCACACCCAACAGGGACAGTTTTTGTGTGCAGAAAGTGCTGCTGCAGGGTTCTGCTGGGTAATCTTCTCTGGTGAGGACACTTCGGAAGCGTGCAGACCCAACCCATGTCCGCGGAGAAGTCCTTCAGCTCTggcaggctggagggatggcactGGGAGTGGTCCAGGAAGTCCTTGGGAATGTTGGCCAGCCGCTCATGCTGGCAAGTGAGTGTGTGAGCCCAGCGACGGTGGGAATTCAACGGTCACTGAAGCCAGGGCCACCACACACAGAGGCCAACCTCAAGTCCTCTTGCTGGTGGGTATCAACACAGTCTTGGGAAGGCGTTGTCCTGGGAGCAGGGCATTGGGATCCTTGAGACCATTCCCAAAGTTTCCATGCTTGTATCATTTCATTGGGCGGTGGCTTTGCCCTATCAGGGTTCACAACTTGGGGCTGGTTCACCAACCTATTAGTGCGACCTTGGGGTTAGTTCATTAGTATATCAAGGCCTGTCTTGGGCTTGGCTGTATCTGAGCTGCATGTGGCCAGTCCATTAACACATCAGAGCTTGCTGGTGACAAACTCCTACCTTACAGGCATCATGATTCCAAGTCACACAAAATGGTTTTTAAGTTTCATAAAATATTTCACTTAGGTTTCAACTATCTGCCTTGGGCCTTCCTACTGTCTCTCTTCTTGAAATGGCTTCTGGGAAAAGAAGCTGCTGCCTTACGGAGTCCGTTCTTGCTTTCCCTGTCTACCTACACCCTTCCGTCTGTCCCCAGTGCCAAACAGAGGGTTCACTGTTGATCTCTGCTGCTGGCAGATCTGCCGTTCAGCAGTAGCTAGATCCAGGCCGGCCTTGTGAGTGGAAGTTCATGTTATTGGGCACACGCATAGCCTCCACCTCTGCCACCATAATCATTTTGTTCATGAACCCGCTGGGCAGTAACACAGACGGCCTGAGAAAGAAGCTCTGGTGGTTTGACTGAGAACGGCCCTAATAAACTCATATGTAACGCTAcccttttgccaggtggtggtggcgcacacctttaatcccagcactcgggaggcagaggcaggctgatctctgtgagttcgaggccagcctggtctacagagcgagttccaggaaaggcacaaagctacacagagaaaccctgtctggaaaaaccaaaaagaaaagaaaaaattccttcttttgtaagttgccttggtcatggtgttttgtcacggTAGTAGAAAAGCGACTAGGAAGCTGACTCTTCACAGAACaggtcatcctatctacttgatcGCTGATCCTCTGTAGAAGTCACCTTTCGCTGAACATAAGTATCCTCACATCCTTTGTCGATTTGGAGAGATCCATCTAAAAACTTCTTCCCTAAATGTCTTTATTACCAATTTTCCAGCCATTCAAGTCCCTTTGGTTACAGCCTGTGAATGAGAGCGTTTCTGAGAAGAGGCTGTGTctgtgagaaaacaaacaaacaaacaaacaaacaaacaactaaaaataacaaacaccacaaaaaaaaaaatctcctggaAGGCATTGTGTCTGCAGAGGCTGATGGACCAATTGGATTCTAGTACTGTGGAGAGACTGGAATTTTCTAGGTTCAGAGGCTAATTACTTCATCTTGGACTTGTGTTAGCTTTCTTGGACAGCCATTCCTTGCCTCACTGTGTATCTGAACTACACCATGTGATAATAAACGAAACCCTCTTAGAATTGGTTAACTTAGCAGAACACTGGCCTCCACCAACCCAAGAGCTAAGAATTCATCAGATGGCGTCTTGGGTCTCTAGTTGGCCCCATCTTTTTGTGCCCATCCCTCTGGTggacccaccaatgtattttgaagttgattttctttgtcctgtaaaactataaaacaaacaagcaaatgaacaaaaacccgTGAAACTGCTTCCACGCTGGAACATGGAGTGTGGTGTAACACGAATCTGTGTTCTCAGGCCACAGTCACTCAAAATGGCGCCAGAATGaactctctcttgttctctttagGATGCCAGCTGTAGTTTTTACATCGACCAGCCCATTAATCAACTATCACATTTCTTCTACATCAAGACTATTTCCTCAACCAAAGCAACCCCAACAGAATGTGAGAGTTCAAGAGCTTCTGTCTCTTCAGTGCTCTCCCCCCACACGAGTTAGAGGCCCCGCTCTTTTCCAACCAGCGGCCTCAGTTTAACTGCCGACACCCTCCGGGGCTGGGCTTCAGCTTTGTTTTAAGTCGGTCAGTTGTATAGTAAGGgtttcagtttgatttttttggCAACTTGAGTGCTATGGCTGCTGGAATTGGGAAGATCCTTTTCCAGGGTACACTTAGACACCCTTAGTTAGggcctgttaattttttttttttttatctctaacAGGGTtagctctccccccccccccccccccccgcccccccagaggcagggtttctctgtgtagttttggtgcctgtctggatctcgctctgtagaccaggctggcctcgaactcacagagatctgcctggctctgcctcctgagtgttgggattaagtgtgccaccactgcccaactccttttcttttcttttctttttttttaagatttatttattacatatacagtgttctgcctgcatatgtccctgcaggccagaagagggcaccagatctcattacagatggttgtgagccaccatgtgggttgctgggaattgaactcaggacctctgtaagagcagccagtgctcttaccctctgagccatctctccagctctctctctctctctctctctctctctctctctctctctctctctctctctctcaggaccacggggccagctttcccacctgccccaggcgttgatgggtgtgtgtgtggggagagggCAACTCTCCCCGACTCATGCCGCCACAAGACAAATGGttagtggggacagctctcctatGCTCACAATTTTGGGCCTGGCTCACCCATACCTGTGCCAACAagattggctctattgtgctgccctggtgaggtgcaggccctgttctccctagtgttgcagctggtgggggtcaaggatggctctcccactcttatgaccacagggccagctctcccacctgcctcaggcattgatgagCAGGGGGGAGGGCATCATTCCACACAAGACAGGTGCGGGTGAGCCATTCCCTAAGTTGTAAGCATGGGGGAACTGTCCCCATTTCA
Proteins encoded in this window:
- the Sft2d3 gene encoding vesicle transport protein SFT2C, whose translation is MADLHRQLQDYLTQGKANRPAAAEPLLATTAAEEPAAGNRAAGAWIGRTALPWPWARSPAEPPPPPAGPRCLPTVTRGQRLAAGGLGLLLAALCFGLAALYAPVLLLRARKFALLWSLGSVLALASAALLRGGPACGRLLRGEETPSRPALCYAAALGATLYAALGLRSTLLTALGACAQVAALLYALLGLLPWGGLTALRLALGRLNRGAGLANALPV